The Agromyces mangrovi genome contains a region encoding:
- the fdxA gene encoding ferredoxin, with protein sequence MTYVIALPCVDVKDRACIDECPVDCIYEGERSLYIHPDECVDCGACEPVCPVEAIYYEDDLPDQWADYYKANVEFFDDIGSPGGAAKVGVIAKDHPVVAALPPQAH encoded by the coding sequence GTGACCTATGTCATCGCCCTCCCGTGCGTCGACGTCAAAGACCGCGCCTGCATCGACGAATGCCCCGTCGACTGCATCTACGAGGGGGAGCGTTCGCTCTACATCCACCCGGACGAATGCGTCGACTGCGGCGCATGCGAGCCGGTCTGCCCGGTCGAGGCGATCTACTACGAGGACGACCTGCCCGACCAGTGGGCCGACTACTACAAGGCCAACGTCGAGTTCTTCGACGACATCGGCTCGCCCGGCGGGGCGGCCAAGGTCGGCGTGATCGCCAAGGACCACCCGGTCGTCGCCGCGCTGCCGCCGCAGGCCCACTGA
- the dapE gene encoding succinyl-diaminopimelate desuccinylase, translated as MTASDAPAPALDLTADAVEITRAICDVPSVSGDEATLADLIERALAPAAHLEVLRDGDAVVARTDLGRDRRVVIAGHIDTVPINDNLPTRFETIDGVEYLWGRGTVDMKAGVAVQLKLALELAAPAVDVTWMWYDHEEVAADLNGLGRLAAHRPDLFAGDFAILGEPSNGAVEGGCNGNLRVELRARGVRAHSARSWVGENAIHKLAPALERLAAYEAQTVEVDGLAYREGLNAVGVGGGVAGNVIPDDATLHVNYRFAPSRSIDEAVAHVRELFPEYELTVVDSADGARPGLDAALAQEFVAAVGAEAKPKYGWTDVARFSAMGVPAVNFGPGDPLKAHADDERVPLHQIRDCDAALRAWLSGD; from the coding sequence ATGACCGCCTCGGACGCCCCCGCACCGGCCCTCGACCTGACGGCGGACGCCGTCGAGATCACGCGCGCGATCTGCGACGTGCCGTCGGTCTCCGGTGACGAGGCGACGCTCGCCGACCTGATCGAACGGGCGCTCGCGCCCGCCGCCCACCTCGAGGTGCTGCGCGACGGCGACGCGGTCGTCGCGCGCACGGACCTCGGCCGCGACCGCCGGGTCGTCATCGCCGGGCACATCGACACGGTGCCGATCAACGACAACCTCCCGACCCGCTTCGAGACGATCGACGGCGTCGAGTACCTGTGGGGTCGCGGCACGGTCGACATGAAGGCGGGCGTCGCCGTGCAGCTGAAGCTCGCGCTCGAGCTGGCGGCCCCGGCGGTCGACGTGACCTGGATGTGGTACGACCACGAGGAGGTCGCGGCCGACCTGAACGGCCTCGGCCGGCTGGCCGCGCACCGTCCCGACTTGTTCGCGGGCGACTTCGCGATCCTCGGCGAGCCGAGCAACGGCGCCGTCGAGGGCGGATGCAACGGCAACCTGCGCGTCGAGCTCCGCGCGCGCGGCGTGCGGGCCCACTCCGCGCGCAGCTGGGTTGGGGAGAACGCGATCCACAAGCTCGCCCCCGCGCTCGAGCGGCTCGCCGCGTACGAGGCGCAGACCGTCGAGGTCGACGGTCTCGCCTACCGCGAGGGCCTCAACGCGGTCGGCGTCGGCGGCGGGGTCGCGGGCAACGTGATCCCCGACGACGCGACCCTGCACGTGAACTACCGGTTCGCGCCCAGCCGCTCGATCGACGAGGCGGTCGCGCACGTGCGCGAGCTGTTCCCCGAGTACGAGCTGACCGTGGTCGACAGCGCCGACGGCGCACGGCCGGGCCTCGATGCCGCGCTCGCGCAGGAGTTCGTCGCCGCGGTCGGCGCCGAGGCGAAGCCGAAGTACGGCTGGACCGATGTCGCCCGCTTCAGCGCGATGGGCGTGCCGGCCGTGAACTTCGGCCCCGGCGACCCGCTCAAGGCGCACGCCGACGACGAGCGCGTGCCGCTGCACCAGATCCGGGACTGCGACGCGGCCCTCCGGGCATGGCTGAGCGGTGACTGA
- a CDS encoding penicillin acylase family protein, with product MGSDRPRTHRHRITAFFVSLLVLVLVAAVVAAGLVWWTVQRSFPETSGRIEVAGLDQPAVVYRDDAGVPQVVAETTADLFFTQGYVHAQDRFWEMDYRRHAASGRLAELLGEQYVSSDALARTLGWRQVAEREVEEFDDTTRAVYEAYAAGVNAYLDERSGADLSLEYALLGLQFPGYEPEPWTPVDSAVWLKAAAWDLRANLDDELDRALLATALPPEEVERLHPGFDYDTAPTILGDPPPLPEEGDEAEGEADGASTDAAETDQELLAAPLAELRARLDALPAVLTTPGSDIGSNSWVVAGAHTATELPLLAGDPHLEASLPSAWTQSSLRCAPVSEECRYEVSGFGFAGVPGIIAGHNADIAWTPTNLLADTTDLYVERVDGGEYLQGDTMVSFDERREVIEVAGGAPVTITVRSTGHGPLVTGLDDGFDAVAEQYPEAAEFEDASYELALQWTGFAPSRTASAILAMNRASDWSGFRAAAERWDLPAQNLLYADVAGGIGSQAVGRVPVRETGDGTFPVPGWSGEYRWSDIVPFDDMPSESNPDRGYLVAANTPPLESGDGPMLTQDWAQGYRASRIDRVLREAIAAEQPVSLATMANLQVDQVDPAAAMLLPALAELALDGDAALGQDLLADWDGVSDVDGAGAAYFQVVWSTLLGDLFGDLPEGTRPAGGDRWIRVVDDLLDEPDSEWWSGGRDDALAGAMASAWQESADRMGSDPAQWRWGRLHQLHLRSQAFGETGLLPARLLLDRGPWQLGGSSAVVDATAWDAREGFDASSVPSMRMLVDLSDFDASRWVNVSGASGHAFDRNYVDQTDVWARGGTLPWPFTLERTQELAEQTLLMRPAGG from the coding sequence GTGGGATCCGACCGGCCTCGCACCCACCGACACCGCATCACCGCGTTCTTCGTGAGCCTGCTCGTGCTCGTGCTCGTGGCCGCAGTCGTCGCCGCGGGCCTCGTCTGGTGGACCGTGCAGCGGTCGTTCCCCGAGACGTCCGGCCGCATCGAGGTCGCCGGCCTCGACCAGCCCGCGGTCGTCTACCGCGACGACGCGGGCGTGCCGCAGGTGGTCGCCGAGACCACGGCCGACCTCTTCTTCACGCAGGGGTACGTGCACGCGCAGGACCGCTTCTGGGAGATGGACTACCGCCGGCACGCCGCATCGGGGCGACTCGCCGAGCTGCTCGGCGAGCAGTACGTGTCCTCAGACGCCCTCGCCCGCACGCTCGGCTGGCGGCAGGTCGCCGAGCGCGAGGTGGAGGAGTTCGACGACACCACCCGAGCGGTGTACGAGGCGTACGCGGCGGGCGTCAACGCCTACCTCGACGAGCGGAGCGGGGCCGACCTGTCGCTCGAGTACGCGCTGCTCGGCCTGCAGTTCCCGGGCTACGAGCCCGAGCCGTGGACCCCGGTCGACTCGGCGGTCTGGCTGAAGGCCGCGGCGTGGGACCTGCGCGCGAACCTCGACGACGAGCTCGACCGGGCGCTGCTTGCGACCGCGCTGCCGCCCGAGGAGGTCGAGCGCCTGCACCCGGGCTTCGACTACGACACGGCGCCGACGATCCTCGGCGACCCGCCGCCGCTGCCCGAGGAGGGCGACGAGGCCGAGGGCGAGGCCGACGGGGCGTCGACGGATGCCGCCGAGACCGACCAGGAACTCCTGGCCGCACCGCTCGCCGAGCTGCGTGCACGGCTCGACGCCCTCCCGGCTGTGCTGACCACGCCCGGCTCCGACATCGGGTCGAACTCGTGGGTCGTCGCCGGTGCGCACACCGCGACGGAGCTGCCCCTGCTGGCCGGCGACCCGCACCTGGAGGCCTCCCTGCCGTCGGCCTGGACCCAGTCGAGCCTGCGCTGCGCGCCCGTCTCCGAGGAGTGCCGCTACGAGGTGTCCGGGTTCGGCTTCGCGGGCGTGCCCGGCATCATCGCCGGGCACAACGCCGACATCGCGTGGACGCCGACGAACCTGCTCGCGGACACGACCGACCTGTACGTCGAGCGGGTCGACGGCGGCGAGTACCTGCAGGGCGACACGATGGTCTCGTTCGACGAGCGCCGCGAGGTCATCGAGGTCGCGGGCGGGGCGCCGGTGACGATCACGGTGCGCTCGACCGGCCACGGGCCGCTCGTGACCGGGCTCGACGACGGCTTCGACGCCGTGGCCGAGCAGTACCCGGAGGCGGCGGAGTTCGAGGACGCATCCTACGAGCTCGCGCTGCAGTGGACCGGGTTCGCGCCGTCGCGCACCGCGAGCGCGATCCTGGCGATGAACCGCGCGAGCGACTGGAGCGGCTTCCGGGCCGCGGCCGAGCGCTGGGACCTGCCCGCGCAGAACCTGCTCTACGCCGACGTCGCGGGCGGCATCGGCTCGCAGGCGGTCGGCCGGGTGCCGGTGCGCGAGACCGGCGACGGCACGTTCCCCGTGCCCGGCTGGTCGGGCGAGTACCGCTGGAGCGACATCGTGCCGTTCGACGACATGCCGTCGGAGTCGAACCCCGATCGCGGCTACCTCGTCGCCGCCAACACGCCCCCGCTCGAGTCAGGCGACGGCCCGATGCTCACGCAGGACTGGGCGCAGGGCTACCGCGCGTCGCGCATCGACCGCGTGCTGCGCGAGGCGATCGCCGCCGAGCAGCCGGTGAGCCTCGCCACCATGGCGAACCTGCAGGTCGACCAGGTCGACCCCGCCGCGGCGATGCTGCTGCCGGCGCTCGCGGAGCTGGCGCTCGACGGCGATGCCGCGCTCGGGCAGGACCTGCTCGCCGACTGGGACGGCGTCAGCGACGTCGACGGAGCGGGCGCAGCGTACTTCCAGGTCGTCTGGAGCACGCTGCTCGGCGACCTGTTCGGCGACCTCCCGGAGGGCACCCGCCCCGCCGGCGGCGACCGCTGGATCCGCGTCGTGGACGACCTCCTCGACGAGCCGGACTCCGAGTGGTGGTCCGGCGGACGCGACGACGCGCTCGCCGGCGCGATGGCCTCGGCCTGGCAGGAGTCGGCCGATCGCATGGGCTCCGACCCCGCCCAGTGGCGGTGGGGCCGGCTGCACCAGCTCCACCTGCGCAGCCAGGCCTTCGGCGAGACCGGACTGCTGCCCGCGCGCCTGCTGCTCGACCGCGGGCCCTGGCAGCTCGGCGGCTCGTCGGCGGTCGTGGACGCGACCGCGTGGGACGCGCGCGAGGGCTTCGACGCGAGCTCGGTGCCGTCGATGCGCATGCTCGTCGACCTGTCGGACTTCGACGCGTCGCGGTGGGTGAACGTGTCGGGCGCTTCAGGTCACGCGTTCGACCGGAACTACGTCGACCAGACCGACGTCTGGGCGCGCGGCGGCACGCTGCCGTGGCCGTTCACGCTCGAGCGCACGCAGGAGCTCGCCGAGCAGACGCTGCTCATGCGGCCCGCGGGCGGCTGA
- a CDS encoding enoyl-CoA hydratase/isomerase family protein yields MDDQPVITTTWDGAVATVTIDRPAALNALSRRVLEELAAAFDALAGAGTALRGVVLVGAGGRAFVAGADIRELSDLDAEGAAAMGRLGHDAVARIESLGAPVIACVDGYALGGGLELALACDFVYASAQSRFGLPEVSLGVIPGFGGTVRLPRAVGLARAKELIYSGRMVDAAEAERIGLVSRVESDRDALLAAARATLDEIGTRSPSAVALAKRVLVDASGTPTERATELEIGGFSRAFGTEDMREGTSAFLDKRTPEFTGR; encoded by the coding sequence ATGGACGACCAGCCCGTGATCACGACGACCTGGGACGGCGCGGTCGCGACCGTGACGATCGACCGGCCCGCGGCGCTCAACGCGCTCTCGCGGCGCGTGCTCGAGGAGCTCGCCGCGGCGTTCGACGCCCTCGCCGGGGCCGGCACCGCGCTGCGGGGCGTCGTGCTGGTCGGCGCGGGCGGTCGCGCGTTCGTCGCCGGCGCCGACATCCGCGAGCTCTCCGACCTCGACGCGGAGGGCGCCGCCGCGATGGGCCGGCTCGGGCACGACGCGGTCGCGCGCATCGAGTCGCTCGGCGCACCCGTGATCGCCTGCGTCGACGGCTACGCGCTCGGCGGGGGCCTCGAGCTCGCGCTCGCCTGCGACTTCGTCTACGCGTCGGCGCAGTCGCGGTTCGGACTGCCCGAGGTGTCGCTCGGCGTGATCCCCGGGTTCGGCGGCACCGTGCGGCTGCCGCGCGCGGTCGGACTGGCCCGGGCGAAGGAGCTCATCTACTCGGGCCGCATGGTCGACGCCGCCGAGGCCGAGCGCATCGGGCTGGTCTCGCGGGTCGAGTCCGATCGCGACGCGCTGCTCGCCGCCGCCCGTGCGACGCTCGACGAGATCGGCACGCGGTCGCCGAGCGCGGTCGCGCTCGCGAAGCGGGTGCTGGTCGACGCGTCGGGCACGCCGACCGAGCGTGCGACCGAACTCGAGATCGGTGGGTTCTCACGCGCGTTCGGCACCGAGGACATGCGCGAGGGCACGAGCGCGTTCCTCGACAAGCGCACGCCGGAGTTCACCGGTCGCTGA
- a CDS encoding O-methyltransferase, protein MSDHDLNWKFADETVVEPEAIARVRQQSLELGIEPVSPAVGAQLSVLTGVGRATSIIEIGTGVGVSGLWLLAGSRNAHLTSIDSEAEYHQHARENFADAGVAPTRTRFIAGRAGEVLPRMNENSYDVVLVDADPESAIEYVEHALRLAMPGGAVLVARALWKGRVADPARRDPVASGFRTLISELAGSNAVATSLSPAGEGLLQIVKLGS, encoded by the coding sequence GTGTCCGACCATGACCTGAACTGGAAGTTCGCCGACGAGACCGTCGTCGAACCCGAGGCGATCGCCCGGGTGCGACAGCAGTCGCTCGAGCTGGGCATCGAGCCCGTCTCCCCCGCGGTCGGCGCGCAACTGTCGGTGCTCACGGGCGTCGGGCGCGCCACCTCGATCATCGAGATCGGCACGGGCGTCGGCGTCTCCGGCCTCTGGCTGCTCGCCGGCAGCCGCAACGCGCACCTCACCTCGATCGACAGCGAGGCCGAGTACCACCAGCACGCGCGCGAGAACTTCGCCGACGCGGGCGTCGCCCCGACGCGCACGCGCTTCATCGCGGGCCGTGCGGGCGAGGTGCTGCCGCGCATGAACGAGAACTCCTACGACGTGGTGCTCGTCGACGCCGACCCCGAGTCGGCGATCGAGTACGTCGAGCACGCGTTGCGTCTCGCGATGCCGGGCGGCGCCGTGCTCGTGGCCCGGGCGCTCTGGAAGGGCCGCGTCGCCGACCCCGCCCGGCGCGACCCCGTGGCATCCGGCTTCCGCACGCTCATCTCCGAGCTCGCGGGCTCGAACGCCGTCGCGACCAGCCTCTCCCCCGCCGGCGAGGGCCTGCTGCAGATCGTCAAGCTCGGAAGCTGA
- a CDS encoding DUF3117 domain-containing protein, with protein sequence MAAMKPRTGDGPMEAVKEGRLIIVRVPLEGGGRLVVSVNDAEAKELHDVLGGVVDAG encoded by the coding sequence ATGGCGGCCATGAAGCCACGGACCGGTGACGGGCCTATGGAGGCTGTGAAGGAGGGTCGCCTCATCATCGTGCGGGTTCCGCTCGAGGGTGGCGGTCGTCTCGTCGTCTCGGTCAACGATGCGGAAGCCAAGGAGCTGCACGACGTGCTCGGCGGCGTGGTCGACGCCGGCTAG
- the dapC gene encoding succinyldiaminopimelate transaminase, whose product MALGELPDYPWDLMTPYRERAARHPGGTVDLSIGSPVDATPDVVRDALRDATDAHAYPTTTGTPELRAAIVEWFARRRGVTGLSGDHVLPTIGSKELVAMLPFMLGVGEGDVVVHPRAAYPTYAVGATFAGADAVASDDPAEWPEETALVWLNSPGNPDGRVLDVEALRAAHARARELGAVVVNDECYAELGWDAPWDAQRVPSILDPRVVGDDRTDTLAVYSLSKQSNMAGYRGAFVAGCRTRIARLLNVRKHGGLMPPAPLQAAMVAALGDDAHVAEQKARYRARRDALVPALVAAGFRIDHSEAGLYLWATEGRDAWESIDRLAGLGIVAGPGHFYGPHFPEHVRLSLTASDERVAEAAARLSAAS is encoded by the coding sequence GTGGCGCTCGGCGAGCTCCCGGACTACCCCTGGGACCTCATGACGCCGTACCGCGAGCGCGCGGCACGGCACCCGGGCGGAACGGTCGACCTCTCGATCGGCTCGCCCGTCGACGCCACGCCCGACGTCGTGCGCGACGCCCTCCGCGACGCGACCGACGCGCACGCGTACCCCACCACGACCGGCACCCCCGAGCTTCGCGCGGCGATCGTCGAGTGGTTCGCGCGACGCCGCGGCGTCACCGGACTCTCGGGCGACCACGTGCTGCCCACGATCGGCTCGAAGGAGCTGGTCGCGATGCTGCCGTTCATGCTCGGCGTGGGCGAGGGCGACGTGGTCGTGCACCCGCGCGCCGCGTACCCCACCTACGCGGTGGGCGCCACCTTCGCGGGCGCCGACGCCGTGGCATCCGACGACCCCGCCGAGTGGCCCGAGGAGACCGCGCTGGTCTGGCTGAACAGCCCGGGCAACCCCGACGGCCGCGTGCTCGACGTCGAGGCGCTGCGCGCCGCGCACGCACGGGCGCGCGAGCTGGGCGCCGTGGTCGTGAACGACGAGTGCTACGCCGAATTGGGGTGGGATGCCCCGTGGGACGCGCAGCGCGTGCCGAGCATCCTCGACCCACGCGTCGTCGGCGACGACCGCACCGACACGCTCGCCGTGTACTCGCTCAGCAAGCAGTCGAACATGGCCGGGTACCGCGGTGCATTCGTCGCCGGCTGCCGCACCCGCATCGCGCGACTGCTCAACGTGCGCAAGCACGGCGGGCTCATGCCGCCCGCGCCGTTGCAGGCGGCGATGGTGGCCGCCCTCGGCGACGACGCGCACGTGGCGGAGCAGAAGGCGCGCTACCGCGCCCGCCGCGACGCGCTGGTGCCCGCGCTCGTCGCGGCCGGGTTCCGTATCGACCACTCCGAGGCGGGGCTCTACCTCTGGGCCACCGAGGGGCGCGACGCGTGGGAGAGCATCGACCGGCTCGCCGGGCTCGGCATCGTCGCGGGCCCCGGCCACTTCTACGGCCCCCACTTCCCGGAGCACGTGCGCCTGTCGCTGACGGCCAGCGACGAGCGCGTCGCCGAGGCGGCGGCACGGTTGTCGGCCGCGTCCTGA
- a CDS encoding M23 family metallopeptidase codes for MLRDASVATSRWFEGPERPLSAEAYRARKARLRTATSGLGFLFVGALAVSTTLPAAALTSRDGEVQASVYDQAPAEDPQTIVVGAAELEPVQTGSYDVEKAPPPLYTSVAGVGVTALADVEKVVWPFPNHSKISDGFGYRVAPCYGCSTNHDGVDFNPGAGTAIGSISDGVVVTATAGGGGLGNYVEVQHNIGGRLVTSLYAHMQAGSISVSVGQQVTAGQTLGRVGSTGQSTGPHLHLEMYYTDGVRFDGYAWLLSHVN; via the coding sequence ATGCTCCGGGACGCGTCCGTCGCGACCTCGCGCTGGTTCGAGGGCCCCGAGCGGCCGCTGAGCGCCGAGGCCTACCGCGCCCGCAAGGCGCGCCTGCGCACCGCGACGAGCGGCCTCGGGTTCCTGTTCGTCGGCGCCCTCGCGGTGTCGACGACCCTGCCCGCCGCCGCGCTCACGTCGCGCGACGGCGAGGTGCAGGCCTCGGTGTACGACCAGGCGCCGGCCGAGGACCCGCAGACGATCGTCGTGGGCGCCGCGGAGCTCGAGCCCGTGCAGACGGGTTCCTACGACGTCGAGAAGGCACCGCCGCCCCTGTACACGTCGGTCGCCGGCGTCGGCGTCACGGCCCTCGCCGACGTGGAGAAGGTCGTCTGGCCGTTCCCGAACCACTCGAAGATCAGCGACGGCTTCGGCTACCGTGTCGCGCCCTGCTACGGCTGCTCGACCAACCACGACGGCGTCGACTTCAACCCCGGCGCGGGCACAGCGATCGGCTCGATCTCCGACGGCGTGGTCGTCACGGCGACCGCGGGCGGCGGCGGTCTCGGCAACTACGTCGAGGTGCAGCACAACATCGGCGGTCGCCTCGTCACGAGCCTCTACGCGCACATGCAGGCCGGCTCGATCTCGGTCTCTGTCGGCCAGCAGGTCACCGCGGGCCAGACGCTCGGCCGGGTCGGCTCGACCGGGCAGTCCACAGGCCCCCACCTGCACCTCGAGATGTACTACACCGACGGCGTGCGCTTCGACGGCTACGCCTGGCTGCTCAGCCACGTCAACTGA
- a CDS encoding citrate synthase, translated as MGDVETRTSGEPEQATLTYPGGTASFPVVPSVEGASSIDISTFMKQTGMTTLDYGFANTAATRSSVTYIDGNQGILRYRGYPIEQLAQGSTFLEVAWLLIYGNLPTADELAAFDERIRRHTLLHEDLKRFFSALPHTAHPMSVLSSAVSALSTYYEDSSDPNDPEQVELTTIRLLAKLPVIAAYAHKKSLGQAFLYPDNSLSYIDNFLKMNFGILAEPYEIDPTVSAALDRLLILHEDHEQNASTSTVRLVGSTGANLYASVSAGINALYGPLHGGANEAVLEMLAGIKASGEGVRGFVERVKRKEEGVRLMGFGHRVYKNYDPRAKLVKESADAVLAGLGVNDPLLDIAKELEQIALEDDYFRQRKLYPNVDFYTGVIYKAMGFPTRMFTVLFAIGRLPGWIAHWREMQLDGSTKIGRPQQLYVGESDRQFPAR; from the coding sequence GTGGGCGACGTCGAGACGCGAACGAGTGGCGAGCCGGAGCAGGCGACGCTGACCTACCCGGGAGGGACTGCGAGCTTCCCGGTCGTTCCGTCGGTCGAGGGGGCGTCGAGCATCGACATCTCGACGTTCATGAAGCAGACGGGCATGACCACGCTCGACTACGGCTTCGCGAACACCGCCGCGACCCGCTCGTCGGTCACCTACATCGACGGCAACCAGGGCATCCTGCGCTACCGCGGCTACCCGATCGAGCAGCTCGCACAGGGCTCCACGTTCCTCGAGGTCGCGTGGCTGCTCATCTACGGCAACCTGCCGACGGCCGACGAGCTCGCCGCATTCGACGAGCGCATCCGTCGCCACACGCTCCTGCACGAGGACCTCAAGCGCTTCTTCTCGGCCCTGCCGCATACGGCGCACCCCATGTCGGTGCTCTCGAGCGCGGTGTCGGCGCTCTCCACGTACTACGAGGACTCCTCCGACCCGAACGACCCCGAGCAGGTCGAGCTCACCACGATCCGCCTGCTCGCGAAGCTCCCGGTCATCGCCGCCTACGCGCACAAGAAGTCGCTCGGCCAGGCGTTCCTGTACCCGGACAACTCGCTGTCGTACATCGACAACTTCCTCAAGATGAACTTCGGCATCCTCGCCGAGCCGTACGAGATCGACCCGACCGTGTCGGCCGCGCTCGACCGGCTGCTCATCCTGCACGAGGACCACGAGCAGAACGCGTCGACCTCGACCGTGCGCCTCGTCGGCTCGACCGGCGCGAACCTGTACGCATCGGTCTCGGCCGGCATCAACGCGCTCTACGGCCCGCTGCACGGCGGCGCCAACGAGGCCGTGCTCGAGATGCTCGCGGGCATCAAGGCCTCGGGCGAGGGCGTGCGCGGCTTCGTCGAGCGCGTCAAGCGCAAGGAGGAGGGCGTGCGCCTGATGGGCTTCGGCCACCGGGTGTACAAGAACTACGACCCGCGCGCGAAGCTCGTCAAGGAGAGCGCCGACGCCGTGCTCGCCGGCCTCGGGGTGAACGACCCGCTGCTCGACATCGCCAAGGAGCTCGAGCAGATCGCGCTCGAGGACGACTACTTCCGCCAGCGCAAGCTCTACCCGAACGTCGACTTCTACACCGGCGTCATCTACAAGGCCATGGGCTTCCCGACGCGCATGTTCACCGTGCTGTTCGCGATCGGCCGCCTCCCCGGCTGGATCGCGCACTGGCGGGAGATGCAGCTCGACGGCTCGACCAAGATCGGCCGCCCGCAGCAGCTCTACGTGGGCGAGTCCGACCGGCAGTTCCCCGCGCGCTGA
- a CDS encoding DUF6113 family protein, whose product MAGAVLAGAAYGLLGTLGHRLAWTVGTVTIPWGIVLALAGAAALLAGLRLVTHDRWVAFAGAFGLVGVVSLLSLPQAGGTVLVSEGIAGLAWAVGPTLVAVLVVAWPTLPQPRRTDA is encoded by the coding sequence ATGGCCGGCGCCGTGCTCGCGGGCGCCGCGTACGGCCTGCTCGGCACGCTCGGGCACCGGCTGGCGTGGACCGTCGGCACGGTCACGATCCCGTGGGGCATCGTCCTCGCGCTCGCGGGGGCGGCCGCGCTGCTCGCCGGATTACGCCTCGTGACGCACGACCGCTGGGTCGCGTTCGCGGGCGCGTTCGGCCTCGTGGGCGTCGTCTCGCTGCTCTCGCTGCCGCAGGCGGGCGGAACCGTGCTGGTCTCGGAGGGCATCGCGGGCCTCGCGTGGGCGGTCGGCCCGACGCTCGTCGCCGTGCTCGTCGTGGCGTGGCCGACGCTGCCGCAGCCGCGCCGCACCGACGCGTAG